One genomic region from Chelmon rostratus isolate fCheRos1 chromosome 11, fCheRos1.pri, whole genome shotgun sequence encodes:
- the LOC121614250 gene encoding interferon-induced, double-stranded RNA-activated protein kinase-like, producing METGNYVAQLNEYAQRQRCVLHFEDQGSVGPDHNRTFIQRAVLNGKVYPDGQGKTKKDAKKSAAKNALEFLLMNEHQDSVHLAEEAAGASAASFHQPGVSNINYICWLNEYGQKNRVRVKPEESKGLGSNTFCCCFMVGDKEYPTVTGKTKREAKEEAAKLVYDVICASKTSETAGEPYNHTSTQQNEEPNVSDLCNRTRSLNVSLNSSLTETNYIGLVNHYCQKTKRSLAYIEERRCGPSHNPQFFYKLVISKKSYPEGEGTTVKEAKQNAARLAWSALQEQSDWDSKVSISSTVSEDGAPPTWSGPSTTPDTEESSSQSIPVSSAGSIIFADSSNPSNAQIRFGSAMSEDDPSTRESPAPPQGIQMYTTSSGVFTDSSNSSEVQHAVGYKNMGAKSRFTTDFDDFARLGNGAFGCVYKARHKLLKKYFAVKIVCCEEKSLREVSTLSDLQQPNIVRYYTFWMEDSGYQWDISDDSYSSSQSVDSSSAKFLYIQMELCDTRTLKVWINNKNNESLQDSTRREESLNIVQQIVSGVEYIHSKKHIHRDLKPANILFGLDGKVKIGDFGLVTRDNDGALIDRTENKGTPTYMAPEQKKERNYDRKVDIFPLGLIYFELLWKVSSEHERGRVLLKARCQKFPKEFSLTFHREKHIIKSMLCEKPEGRPEASTLKAELEKFKRHVFCVNRFTSEFDSIVCLGKGAFGRVFKATKKLTGKKFAMKIVLWKEKALREVKALSDLHHCNIVRYYTCWLEDSGYQWDDAADSCSSSQSSIVDSSVGYLYIQMELCDTETLREWIDKKNMKRSLRDSKRREESLTIAKQIVSGVEYIHSKMLIHRDLKPANIMFGRDGEVKIGDFGLVTAENDDDAESLMERTVYKGTPSYMAPEQKSKKTYDQKVDIYALGLICFELFWNISTGHERQTVWDDVRRQNFPQGFSGIFFEEYIIIKPMLCVKPEDRPEASKVKTDFEECTCRNSTQEIVPGGSRSV from the exons ATGGAAACTGGAAATTACGTGGCTCAGCTGAACGAGTATGCGCAGAGACAACGCTGCGTGCTGCACTTCGAGGACCAGGGCTCTGTCGGCCCTGACCATAACCGAAC ATTCATCCAGAGGGCAGTCCTGAATGGCAAAGTCTATCCTGATGGCCAGGGGAAGACCAAGAAGGATGCCAAGAAAAGTGCAGCTAAAAATGCCCTGGAATTCTTGTTGATGAATGAACATCAGGACTCAGTTCATTTG GCAGAAGAGGCAGCAGGAGCttctgctgcatcatttcacCAGCCAGGTGTCAGTAACATCAACTATATATGTTGGCTCAATGAATACGGTCAGAAGAACAGGGTGCGTGTAAAGCCTGAGGAGTCAAAAGGACTGGGATCAAATACTTT TTGCTGTTGCTTCATGGTTGGTGATAAAGAGTATCCAACTGTCACTGGGAAGACAAAGAGGGAAGCTAAGGAGGAAGCAGCCAAGCTTGTATATGATGTGATATGTGCCAGTAAAACTTCAGAG ACTGCAGGTGAGCCTTACAACCATACATCAACTCAACAAAATGAGGAACCAAATGTTTCTGATCTCTG TAATAGGACAAGAAGCCTGAATGTGAGCCtcaacagcagcctcacagagacaAACTACATAGGACTAGTCAACCACTACTGTCAGAAAACAAAGCGCTCCCTTGCTTACATTGAAGAGAGGAGATGCGGTCCATCTCATAACCCTCA atttTTCTACAAGTTAGTCATCAGCAAGAAGAGCTACCCCGAGGGCGAGGGTACCACTGTCAAAGAAGCCAAACAAAATGCAGCTCGGTTGGCCTGGTCTGCTCTTCAAGAACAGTCAGACTGGGACAGCAAG GTGTCCATCAGTTCGACAGTGTCCGAAGATGGTGCACCACCCACATGGTCAGGGCCATCAACTACACC GGACACCGAAgaatcatcatcacaaagcatTCCAGTGAGTTCAGCTGGGTCAATCATATTCGCTGACTCATCAAACCCTTCCAACGCTCAG ATACGCTTCGGGTCAGCTATGTCTGAAGATGATCCATCAACCAG GGAGTCTCCTGCACCACCACAAGGCATCCAGATGTATACAACTAGCTCAGGAGTATTCACTGACTCATCAAACTCTTCAGAGGTTCag CATGCTGTTGGATACAAAAATATGGGAGCTAAGTCAAG GTTTACTACAGACTTTGATGACTTTGCGCGTCTTGGCAATGGAGCATTTGGCTGTGTTTACAAAGCAAGACACAAACTGCTGAAGAAGTACTTTGCAGTAAAGATTGTCTGCTGTGAAGA GAAATCCCTTCGAGAAGTGTCGACATTATCAGACCTCCAGCAACCTAATATCGTTAGATACTACACATTTTGGATGGAGGATTCGGGCTACCAATGGGACATTTCAGATGACTCTTACAGCTCTTCCCA GTCTGTAGATAGCTCATCTGCAAAGTTCCTCTATATTCAGATGGAGTTATGTGACACCCGAACACTTAAAGTGTGGATTAATAACAAGAACAATGAGTCTCTCCAAGACTCCACCAGACGAGAAGAAAGCCTGAACATTGTTCAACAAATAGTCAGCGGGGTCGAATATATTCACTCCAAGAAGCACATCCACAGGGACCTTAAG CCTGCAAACATCCTTTTTGGACTCGATGGAAAAGTGAAGATTGGGGACTTTGGTCTGGTGACCAGAGACAATGATGGTGCTCTGATTGACAGAACGGAGAACAAAGGAACCCCGACTTACATGGCTCCTGAACAA aagaaggagaggaactACGACAGGAAAGTGGACATATTTCCGCTGGGGCTGATATACTTTGAGCTCCTTTGGAAAGTCTCATCTGAACATGAAAGAGGGCGG GTTTTGCTTAAGGCCAGATGTCAGAAGTTCCCCAAGGAGTTCTCACTGACTTTTCACCGAGAG AAACATATCATCAAGTCAATGCTGTGTGAGAAGCCAGAAGGACGCCCTGAAGCAAGTACACTGAAGGCTGAGCTGGAGAAGTTCA AGAGACACGTCTTCTGTGTCAACAGGTTTACATCAGAGTTTGATTCCATTGTGTGCCTCGGCAAAGGCGCGTTTGGTCGTGTtttcaaagcaacaaaaaaactgaCTGGGAAGAAGTTTGCTATGAAGATTGTCCTCTGGAAAGA AAAAGCTCTACGAGAGGTGAAGGCATTGTCAGACCTCCATCACTGTAACATTGTTCGGTACTACACATGCTGGTTGGAGGATTCAGGATACCAATGGGACGACGCAGCTGACAGTTGCAGCAGTTCACA GTCTTCTATCGTGGATTCATCTGTCGGGTACCTCTATATTCAGATGGAGCTGTGTGACACCGAAACACTCAGGGAGTGGATCGACAAGAAGAATATGAAGAGATCTCTGCGCGACTccaagagaagagaagaaagtcTAACCATTGCAAAGCAAATCGTCAGCGGAGTCGAGTACATTCACTCCAAGATGCTCATCCACAGAGACCTGAAG CCCGCCAACATCATGTTCGGGCGAGATGGAGAGGTGAAGATCGGAGACTTTGGTCTGGTCACTGCCGAGAATGACGACGACGCTGAGAGCCTGATGGAGAGAACAGTGTACAAAGGAACCCCATCTTACATGGCTCCCGAGCAG aAGAGCAAGAAGACTTATGACCAAAAAGTTGATATTTATGCTTTGGGGCTGATTTGCTTCGAGCTGTTTTGGAATATTTCCACTGGTCATGAAAGGCAAACG GTTTGGGACGACGTCAGAAGACAGAATTTTCCCCAAGGGTTTTCAGGCATTTTTTTCGAAGAG TACATCATTATAAAGCCAATGCTGTGTGTGAAACCAGAAGACCGACCTGAAGCGAGTAAGGTGAAGACAGACTTCGAAGAGTGCACTTGCAGAAACAGCACTCAGGAAATCGTACCTGGTGGCAGCAGGTCGGTCTAA
- the LOC121614053 gene encoding interferon-induced, double-stranded RNA-activated protein kinase-like, producing the protein MANYVAKLNEYAQRTRSELRYEDVGSDGRDHIKTFTLRVILNGKAYPEGVGKNKKEAKQKAAENTLKGLSEEPPKSVENAAEAPTSPVQQTGITQTNYVSWLNEYGHKNRVNVKPLESTRLGPNGATQCCVFVVGDKEYPAATGKTKREAKEEAAKLVYHEIYGSKTTETGGEKCVSLSQPEEELNKNVSDVCDKTKNLSVITTEDFAEINFIGMVNHYCQKTKRSHVYVFENRCGPPHNPQFFYKLVINNKEYPVGEGKSIKDAKQNAAQLAWSALQEQPDWDSKVSASAVAEDVAQARLSTPPSKLESRDTKYKIMPTTSSDSVVFANSSSPPKTQFQSPDAKPRIRIAANFSKVHRNSKEDVMPNFKGKNTGARQSEKTTTTSVNSRFASEFDSMMCLGKGAFGRVFKAREKLLEKYFAVKIVRCKEKALREVGALSDLHHCNIVRYYTCWLEDSGYQWDSAADSCSSSQSTGDSLMRYLYIQMELCDTKTLRVWIDEKNIQNVKKSLRDSKRREESLTIAKQIVSGVEYIHSKMLIHRDLKPANIMFGRDGEVKIGDFGLVTAENDDDAESLMERTVYKGTPSYMAPEQKNRSTYDRKVDIFALGLVYFELLWNLSTGLERKVIWDDVRNQKPPQGFLRSFPIENQIIKSMLYVNPEDRPEASKVKLDLEDYTQTLLTLKDIRRDSKTV; encoded by the exons ATGGCCAACTACGTGGCCAAACTAAACGAGTATGCGCAGAGGACGCGCTCGGAGCTGAGGTATGAGGACGTCGGATCTGATGGCCGCGATCACATTAAAAC ATTTACCCTGAGAGTGATCTTGAATGGTAAGGCGTATCCGGAGGGTGTGGGGAAAAATAAGAAGGAAGccaaacagaaagcagctgaaaacaccCTGAAAGGCTTGTCGGAGGAACCCCCCAAGTCT GtagaaaatgctgcagaagcTCCCACTTCACCAGTTCAACAGACAGGGATCACTCAAACCAACTACGTGTCTTGGCTCAATGAATACGGTCATAAGAACAGAGTGAATGTAAAGCCTTTGGAGTCAACAAGACTGGGACCAAATGGTGCTACTCA ATGCTGTGTCTTCGTGGTTGGTGATAAGGAGTATCCAGCTGCCACTGGGAAAACAAAGAGGGAAGCTAAGGAGGAAGCAGCCAAACTTGTATATCATGAGATATATGGGAGTAAAACTACAGAG aCTGGAGGGGAGAAATGCGTCTCATTAAGTCAACCAGAGGAGgaattgaataaaaatgtgtcgGATGTCTG TGATAAAACAAAGAACTTAAGTGTGATAACAACAGAAGATTTCGCAGAGATAAATTTCATAGGAATGGTCAACCACTACTGTCAGAAAACAAAGCGCTCTCATGTTTACGTCTTTGAGAACAGATGCGGACCCCCACATAACCCTCA ATTTTTCTACAAATTAGTGATCAACAATAAGGAATACCCTGTGGGTGAGGGGAAGAGCATCAAGGATGCCAAACAAAATGCAGCTCAGCTGGCCTGGTCTGCTCTTCAAGAACAGCCAGACTGGGACAGCAAG GTGTCAGCATCAGCTGTAGCTGAGGATGTTGCGCAAGCCAGGCTGTCCACACCGCCGAGCAAGCT GGAGTCCCgtgacacaaaatacaaaatcatGCCAACGACATCAAGTGACTCGGTTGTTTTCGCCAATTCATCAAGTCCTCCCAAGACTCAG TTTCAAAGTCCTGATGCAAAGCCAAGAATAAG AATTGCTGCAAATTTCTCAAAGGtccacagaaacagcaaagag GATGTAATGCCCAATTTCAAAGGCAAGAATACAGGAGCTagacagagtgagaaaacaACGACCACATCAGTAAACTCAAG GTTTGCATCAGAATTTGACTCCATGATGTGCCTTGGCAAGGGAGCCTTTGGTCGTGTTTTCAAGGCAAGAGAAAAACTGCTGGAGAAGTACTTTGCTGTAAAGATTGTCCGCTGCAAAGA AAAAGCTCTACGAGAGGTGGGGGCATTGTCGGACCTCCATCACTGCAATATTGTTCGATACTACACATGCTGGTTGGAGGATTCAGGATACCAGTGGGACAGTGCGGCTGACAGTTGCAGCAGTTCACA GTCGACCGGTGATTCGTTGATGAGGTACCTCTATATTCAGATGGAGCTGTGTGACACCAAAACACTCAGGGTGTGGATCGACGAGAAGAACAttcagaatgtgaagaaatctCTGCGCGACTccaagagaagagaagaaagtcTAACCATTGCAAAGCAAATCGTCAGCGGAGTCGAGTACATTCACTCCAAGATGCTCATCCACAGAGACCTGAAG CCCGCCAACATCATGTTCGGGCGAGATGGAGAGGTGAAGATCGGAGACTTTGGTCTGGTCACTGCAGAGAATGATGACGACGCTGAGAGCCTGATGGAGAGAACAGTGTACAAAGGAACCCCATCTTACATGGCTCCCGAGCAA AAGAACAGGAGCACCTACGATCGAAAAGTGGATATATTTGCTTTGGGGTTGGTATATTTTGAACTCCTTTGGAACCTCTCTACTGGCCTCGAAAGGAAAGTG ATTTGGGATGATGTGAGAAACCAGAAACCTCCTCAAGGATTTTTGCGCAGTTTTCCCATTGAG aaCCAAATTATAAAGTCAATGCTGTATGTGAATCCAGAAGACCGACCCGAAGCCAGTAAAGTGAAGTTGGACTTGGAAGACTACACTCAGACACTTCTGACACTTAAAGACATACGTCGCGACAGTAAGACTGTCTGA
- the gpatch11 gene encoding G patch domain-containing protein 11, with protein MSDEEEDYMSDAFLSKIQDVKPGVSMVRRVKEAIKRETQQKETNIKNRQKTFKEQEKESREAALQNSISNENKGFALLQKMGYKAGQGLGKEGAGRVDPIPLNIKTDRGGIGMEEVKKRKAEEELEHYRQKVRAKQQNETKSLEDFRSRVRTEREERKIEGDLRRSQRACEQLDSQKGITVPREDWYWPKAETDDEEDDPKEAKEEEEEEEEIVELTSFDKLQILTSYLRGVHFYCIWCGTTYNDEEDLCSNCPGDTAADHE; from the exons ATgtctgatgaggaagaggactATATGTCTGATGCATTTCTAAGTAAAAT acaaGATGTAAAACCAGGTGTCAGCATGGTGAGGCGGGTGAAAGAAGCTATTAAGAGGGAGACGCAGCAAAAGGAGACCAACATCAAGAACCGTCAGAAGACCTTCAAGGAACAGGAGAAGGAAAGCAGAGAAGCCGCTTTACAAAACTCCATTAGCAATGAGAACAAGGGATTTGCACTTCTGCAAAAAATGGGTTACAAAGCTGGTCAAGGCCTCGGGAAGGAAG GAGCAGGGAGAGTTGATCCGATTCCTTTAAATATCAAAACTG ACAGAGGTGGCATTGGCATGGAagaggtgaagaaaagaaaagctgaggaGGAACTTGAACATTATCGGCAGAAAGTGCGCGCCAAACAACAGAATGAGACCAAATCTCTGGAAGATTTTAG GTCAAGGgtaaggacagagagagaggagcgaaAGATTGAAGGAGATCTCAGAAGGAGTCAGCGAGCCTGTGAGCAGCTTGACAGTCAGAAG GGCATTACTGTCCCCAGGGAAGACTGGTACTGGCCCAAAGCAGAgactgatgatgaggaggatgatcCTAAAGAggcgaaggaggaggaggaggaggaggaggagattgtGGAATTAACA TCCTTTGACAAACTCCAAATTTTGACATCCTATTTGAGAGGAGTCCATTTTTACTGCATATGGTGTGGGACCACCTATAATG aTGAAGAGGACTTGTGCTCTAACTGTCCTGGGGATACAGCAGCAGACCACGAATGA